The Candidatus Tanganyikabacteria bacterium genome has a segment encoding these proteins:
- a CDS encoding NAD(+)/NADH kinase yields MAHDIGVIGIVYNETDPEAIARAEAFKPDGLAVVKFPSTATGPAPVMDLLVVLGGDGTFLRGARLVSPHGTPILGVDMGTLGFLAEVAPDDLPAAVEQIRAGRYGLEERVVLDVTTIRDGKQVSQSFGLNDGVVGKGQSGRMVKISVEVDRSPVATYAADGFIVATPTGSTAYALAAGGPVLSPEVAAFVLVPICPHALTARPLVVSDERSIRIQVRPRSEAAVLTVDGVPPAGELIAGDEVLIRKAPFRAKLLKLGEGDFFRRLKRKLQWGGRGPS; encoded by the coding sequence ATGGCTCACGACATCGGCGTGATCGGCATCGTCTACAACGAGACGGATCCCGAGGCGATCGCCCGCGCGGAGGCCTTCAAGCCGGACGGCCTGGCGGTGGTGAAGTTCCCGTCGACGGCCACCGGACCGGCGCCGGTCATGGACCTGCTGGTGGTTCTGGGCGGCGACGGCACGTTCTTGCGCGGGGCGCGGCTGGTCTCGCCGCATGGTACGCCCATCCTGGGCGTGGACATGGGCACGCTCGGCTTCCTCGCGGAGGTGGCGCCGGACGATCTTCCCGCGGCGGTGGAGCAGATCCGGGCGGGCCGCTACGGCCTCGAGGAGCGCGTGGTCCTCGACGTCACGACGATTCGCGACGGGAAGCAGGTCAGCCAGTCGTTCGGTCTCAACGACGGCGTGGTCGGCAAGGGTCAGTCGGGCCGGATGGTCAAGATCTCGGTCGAGGTCGACCGCAGCCCGGTGGCGACCTACGCGGCCGACGGCTTCATCGTGGCCACGCCCACCGGCAGTACCGCCTACGCCCTGGCGGCGGGCGGTCCGGTGCTCTCGCCGGAGGTCGCCGCGTTCGTGCTCGTGCCCATCTGCCCGCATGCCCTGACGGCGCGGCCGCTGGTGGTTTCGGACGAGAGGAGTATCCGCATCCAGGTGCGGCCGCGCAGCGAGGCCGCGGTTCTCACCGTGGACGGCGTGCCCCCCGCGGGCGAGCTGATCGCGGGAGACGAGGTGCTCATCCGGAAGGCGCCCTTCCGAGCCAAGTTGCTCAAGCTCGGAGAGGGCGACTTCTTCCGGAGACTGAAGCGGAAACTGCAGTGGGGAGGCCGGGGACCGAGTTGA
- a CDS encoding TlyA family RNA methyltransferase: MAERERLDARLVREGHFASREAARRAVMAGLVRVGGSPQIKPGTLVAGDAPLEVARPQVEYVSRGGLKLAHALEAWPIAVADRIALDVGASTGGFTDVLLRRGAARVYAIDVGYGQLAWILRQDPRVTVRERTNIRYLSPGDLYEGEAPARLAAVDVSFIGLAKVLPAVRRLVLDRAAPGERADVVVLVKPQFEAGREHVGKKGVVRDPAVHEAVLRQVTAAAREQGFEVAGRERSPITGPEGNVEFLLWLTTSA; the protein is encoded by the coding sequence TTGGCTGAGCGCGAGCGGTTGGACGCCCGCCTGGTGCGCGAGGGCCACTTCGCCTCTCGCGAGGCCGCGCGGCGCGCGGTGATGGCCGGCCTGGTGCGGGTGGGCGGGAGCCCCCAGATCAAGCCCGGCACCCTGGTCGCGGGGGACGCGCCCCTGGAGGTGGCTCGCCCCCAGGTGGAGTACGTGTCGCGGGGCGGCCTGAAGCTCGCGCATGCGCTCGAGGCCTGGCCCATCGCGGTGGCGGACCGGATCGCCCTGGACGTGGGCGCGTCCACGGGCGGCTTCACCGACGTCCTGCTGCGCCGCGGGGCGGCGCGGGTCTATGCGATCGACGTGGGCTACGGCCAGCTCGCGTGGATCCTCCGGCAGGATCCTCGCGTCACGGTGCGCGAGCGCACGAACATCCGATACCTCTCGCCCGGCGATCTCTATGAGGGCGAGGCGCCGGCCCGCCTGGCCGCCGTGGACGTGTCGTTCATCGGCCTGGCGAAGGTCCTGCCGGCCGTGCGCCGCCTCGTCCTGGATCGCGCCGCGCCGGGCGAACGCGCCGACGTGGTGGTCCTGGTCAAACCGCAATTCGAGGCCGGGCGCGAGCATGTTGGCAAGAAGGGGGTAGTCCGGGACCCGGCCGTGCACGAAGCGGTGCTGCGGCAGGTTACCGCGGCCGCCCGGGAGCAGGGTTTCGAGGTCGCGGGGCGCGAGCGCTCGCCGATCACCGGCCCGGAAGGCAACGTGGAGTTCCTGCTATGGCTCACGACATCGGCGTGA
- a CDS encoding stage V sporulation protein S: protein MLKVASKSNPASVAGAIAGMIRETGRCEIQAIGAGAVNQTVKAIGIARGYVAPGGIDLVAIPAFLDIEVQGEERTAIRFIVEPR, encoded by the coding sequence TTGTTGAAGGTGGCTTCCAAATCCAATCCGGCATCCGTCGCCGGCGCGATCGCCGGAATGATCCGCGAGACGGGCCGCTGCGAGATCCAGGCCATCGGCGCCGGCGCCGTCAACCAGACGGTCAAGGCCATAGGGATCGCCCGGGGCTATGTCGCGCCGGGCGGCATCGATCTCGTGGCCATTCCCGCGTTCCTCGACATCGAGGTGCAAGGCGAAGAGCGAACCGCCATCCGCTTCATCGTCGAACCCAGGTAG
- the mutM gene encoding bifunctional DNA-formamidopyrimidine glycosylase/DNA-(apurinic or apyrimidinic site) lyase gives MPELPEVETIRRDIAPLIVARRIESADAAGGPRYGRVAEAVGRTVRALARRGKYLLFDLEDRELVIHLGMSGRLFVASSAPASPHLRAEFGLEGGDSLCFVDMRKFGTLCIVRPGQYAAIPTLARMGPEPLSDAFEQTAFVRAVARQGPCIKAVLLAQKVVAGLGNIYVDEALHRSGIHPESRGIGRAQALRLHRAIRDVLTEAIEDRGTTFSLYRDGHLAEGRHYERLRVYDRAGRPCPACGSPIAKIRVAQRGTHYCPACQSAPLS, from the coding sequence ATGCCGGAACTCCCTGAAGTAGAGACCATACGGCGGGACATCGCCCCCCTGATCGTCGCACGGAGGATCGAGAGCGCCGACGCGGCCGGCGGCCCGCGGTACGGCCGGGTGGCCGAAGCCGTGGGCCGCACGGTGCGCGCCCTGGCGCGGCGCGGCAAGTACCTGCTCTTCGACCTGGAGGATCGCGAACTCGTGATCCACCTGGGCATGAGCGGGAGGCTCTTCGTCGCTTCGTCGGCGCCCGCGTCCCCCCACCTGCGCGCGGAGTTCGGCCTCGAGGGCGGCGACAGCCTCTGCTTCGTGGACATGCGCAAGTTCGGCACGCTCTGCATCGTCCGCCCGGGGCAGTACGCGGCCATCCCCACCCTCGCGCGGATGGGCCCCGAGCCGTTGTCGGACGCGTTCGAGCAGACCGCCTTCGTGCGCGCCGTGGCGCGGCAGGGCCCCTGCATCAAAGCGGTGCTCCTGGCACAGAAGGTTGTGGCCGGACTGGGCAACATCTACGTCGACGAGGCCCTGCACCGCAGCGGCATTCACCCGGAGAGCCGCGGGATCGGGCGAGCGCAGGCCTTGCGCCTCCATCGGGCGATCCGCGACGTGTTGACCGAGGCCATCGAGGATCGCGGGACCACGTTCAGCCTGTACCGCGACGGCCACCTCGCGGAAGGGCGTCACTACGAGCGCCTGCGGGTCTACGATCGCGCTGGCCGGCCGTGCCCCGCGTGCGGCTCGCCGATCGCCAAGATTCGCGTGGCGCAACGCGGCACCCACTATTGCCCGGCTTGCCAGTCCGCACCGTTAAGTTGA
- a CDS encoding polyprenyl synthetase family protein codes for MTQIAPLPLGDYAATWRPRVDDLLGEAIGSGEPAVLYEAMRYAALGPGKRLRPLLVLAACEACGADPAGALPAAAAIEMVHAFSLVHDDLPCMDDDDFRRGRPTCHKAYGEAVALLAGDGLLARALGYLAEQPVTWAAEAVAELAEAVSAGMIRGQVLDIAPGPGTDVELLHHLKTGRLFVSACALGAIAAGASAEQAADVAGYGMYLGLAFQIADDIKDAGEVGRETYVTRFGVAGARQRCLEALANAEAVLAGLGPQRARALAGIAGFVRESVAEDS; via the coding sequence TTGACGCAAATCGCCCCATTGCCGCTCGGCGACTACGCCGCGACCTGGCGGCCGCGCGTCGACGACCTGCTCGGCGAGGCCATCGGCAGCGGCGAACCGGCCGTGCTGTACGAGGCCATGCGCTACGCGGCCCTCGGACCGGGCAAGCGGCTCCGGCCCTTGCTGGTTCTGGCCGCGTGCGAGGCCTGCGGCGCGGACCCCGCCGGAGCCCTGCCAGCCGCCGCCGCGATCGAGATGGTGCACGCGTTCAGCCTGGTCCACGACGACCTGCCGTGCATGGACGATGACGATTTCCGGCGCGGGCGGCCGACCTGCCACAAGGCTTACGGCGAGGCGGTCGCGCTCCTGGCCGGCGACGGCCTCCTGGCGCGGGCCCTGGGCTACCTGGCCGAACAGCCCGTGACCTGGGCGGCGGAAGCCGTCGCCGAACTCGCCGAGGCGGTCAGCGCGGGCATGATCCGGGGCCAGGTTCTCGACATCGCGCCGGGGCCGGGCACCGACGTGGAGTTGCTGCACCATCTCAAGACCGGCCGCCTCTTCGTCTCGGCCTGCGCGCTCGGCGCGATCGCGGCCGGGGCCTCTGCCGAGCAGGCCGCCGACGTCGCCGGCTACGGCATGTACCTGGGCCTGGCGTTCCAGATCGCCGACGACATCAAGGATGCCGGCGAGGTCGGGCGGGAGACCTACGTCACGCGCTTCGGCGTCGCCGGCGCCAGGCAGCGCTGCCTGGAGGCCCTGGCAAACGCCGAGGCGGTGCTCGCCGGCCTGGGACCGCAGCGCGCGCGCGCCCTGGCGGGGATCGCCGGCTTCGTGCGCGAGAGCGTCGCGGAGGACTCATGA
- a CDS encoding S-layer homology domain-containing protein translates to MLARSLAPLLAASLIAGPAWAQDSKADKGQNPDKFVPVSEVTDVTPDHWAYPALKSLVEKYQILGVFPDGTFRGTKFITRYEAAAALGKIMTRMEEMVVAAGAQAGGDQAAPAAPGKATVTPDDLRTIARLQQEFKDELATMAGRLDTFDQRLLNLEKRLRLGGDLQIAYRTYTPADKHLGPDQLRIGTGLKLGADLAPELAYTGHLQIFGNGVQSLANGHQANDGGALEEQRFLYFDQAAPFYVCKSYVSWTPPSLAVHAGLFSVADVMPVGSTLSSAFANASVWPNAEGGYGFVGTPPLQSIGPSATPADFRIKPFESPTNAPGSSPLRTQRVPYHPGINVVQDLLDPNSARDVNFGSAGGLAVVGTLGPMELGAAVHNGVPGARSAVALTELPNTFPLISDPNDGYGLAKAGVDLGIFRASVVGRADNAVLGQLAKFDDPRGKGWGLTADLGSDVGGLSLGYAAMTRSGNDRHYYSEASAALTSTNFLGLGIGAGLATKIGSAPLAGSPDVGPNPGLASLTGSGGQPRSPIIPAVSYNWSSSGLYIKFPGFSLVPTFTIAAQSSGWDLLDSNFGSGLTAIAEIQPHPALPRLFLQYDLGKFSTDPRRWNALVGKEDLAASASVSPITHEQYVLGTQIRF, encoded by the coding sequence ATGCTCGCACGCTCGCTGGCCCCACTCCTCGCTGCATCGCTGATCGCCGGCCCGGCCTGGGCGCAGGACTCCAAGGCCGACAAGGGCCAGAACCCCGACAAGTTCGTGCCGGTCTCCGAGGTGACCGACGTGACGCCCGATCACTGGGCGTACCCGGCTCTCAAGAGCCTCGTCGAGAAGTACCAGATCCTGGGCGTGTTTCCGGACGGCACTTTCCGGGGCACCAAGTTCATCACGCGCTACGAGGCCGCCGCCGCCCTCGGGAAGATCATGACGCGCATGGAGGAGATGGTCGTGGCGGCGGGCGCCCAGGCCGGCGGCGACCAGGCCGCGCCCGCGGCCCCCGGGAAGGCGACCGTCACCCCCGACGATCTGCGCACGATCGCCCGTTTGCAGCAGGAGTTCAAGGACGAACTGGCCACGATGGCCGGCAGGCTGGACACGTTCGACCAGCGATTGCTCAACCTCGAGAAGCGGCTGCGCCTGGGCGGGGACCTGCAGATCGCCTACCGCACCTACACCCCGGCCGACAAGCATCTCGGGCCGGATCAGCTCCGCATCGGCACGGGTCTCAAGCTCGGGGCGGATCTCGCGCCGGAGCTGGCCTATACCGGCCACCTGCAAATCTTCGGCAACGGCGTCCAGAGTCTGGCCAACGGCCACCAGGCCAACGATGGCGGCGCTCTGGAGGAGCAGCGCTTCCTATACTTCGACCAGGCGGCGCCGTTCTACGTATGCAAGTCCTACGTGTCCTGGACGCCCCCTTCCCTGGCTGTGCATGCGGGCCTGTTCTCGGTGGCGGACGTGATGCCGGTGGGGAGCACGCTTTCCAGCGCCTTCGCGAATGCGTCGGTGTGGCCCAACGCCGAGGGCGGCTACGGCTTCGTCGGGACGCCGCCACTCCAGAGCATCGGGCCGTCGGCGACGCCGGCCGATTTCCGCATCAAGCCGTTCGAGTCGCCGACCAACGCGCCCGGATCGTCGCCGCTGCGCACCCAGCGGGTGCCCTATCATCCGGGCATCAATGTCGTGCAGGATCTGCTCGATCCCAACAGCGCCCGCGACGTCAATTTCGGCAGCGCCGGCGGCCTGGCCGTCGTGGGCACCCTGGGCCCGATGGAACTGGGTGCGGCCGTCCACAACGGCGTGCCCGGCGCGCGTTCCGCGGTCGCCCTCACCGAGTTGCCCAACACCTTCCCCCTCATCTCGGATCCCAACGACGGTTACGGCCTGGCGAAGGCCGGCGTGGATCTCGGCATCTTCCGGGCATCGGTCGTCGGGCGGGCCGACAACGCCGTCCTGGGGCAACTCGCGAAGTTCGACGATCCCCGCGGCAAGGGCTGGGGCCTCACGGCCGACCTGGGCAGCGACGTGGGCGGGCTTTCGCTCGGCTACGCGGCGATGACCCGCAGCGGCAACGACCGCCACTACTACAGCGAGGCGTCGGCGGCCCTCACGTCCACCAATTTCCTGGGCCTGGGCATCGGCGCGGGACTCGCGACGAAGATCGGCAGCGCGCCGCTGGCCGGCTCGCCCGACGTTGGCCCAAACCCCGGCCTAGCCAGCCTGACGGGCTCCGGCGGCCAGCCCCGGTCGCCCATCATTCCCGCGGTCTCGTACAACTGGTCGTCTTCAGGGCTCTACATCAAGTTCCCGGGCTTTTCCCTGGTGCCCACGTTCACCATCGCCGCCCAGAGCAGCGGCTGGGATCTGCTGGATTCCAACTTCGGCTCGGGCCTGACGGCCATCGCCGAGATTCAGCCCCATCCGGCCCTGCCCAGGCTCTTCCTGCAGTACGACCTCGGGAAGTTCTCCACCGACCCCAGGCGCTGGAACGCCCTGGTGGGCAAGGAAGACCTCGCCGCGTCGGCGAGCGTCAGCCCGATCACTCACGAGCAGTACGTCCTGGGCACGCAGATTAGGTTCTGA
- a CDS encoding divergent PAP2 family protein → MIPHLPLVSGICAGFLAQLLKFFTRLIRDRKVDFRTLVTTGGMPSSHTALVVGLTTSIGLSQGWSDPLFDVALVFSFIVMYDAAGVRRAAGRQAKILNDIVAELQHDFKFSFPRLQELLGHTPREVFGGAILGIVVALVAYRFLG, encoded by the coding sequence ATGATCCCGCACTTGCCGCTCGTTTCAGGGATCTGCGCCGGTTTCCTGGCTCAGCTCCTGAAGTTCTTCACCCGGCTCATCCGGGACCGCAAGGTGGACTTTCGCACGCTGGTGACCACCGGCGGCATGCCCAGCAGCCACACGGCTCTGGTCGTCGGCCTCACCACCTCGATCGGCCTGTCTCAGGGCTGGTCCGATCCCCTGTTCGACGTGGCGCTGGTCTTCTCCTTCATCGTCATGTACGACGCGGCCGGCGTGCGCCGGGCCGCCGGCCGGCAGGCCAAGATCCTCAACGACATCGTCGCCGAGTTGCAGCACGACTTCAAATTCTCCTTCCCGCGCTTGCAGGAACTGCTGGGCCACACCCCCCGCGAGGTGTTCGGCGGAGCCATCCTGGGCATCGTGGTGGCCCTCGTTGCTTATCGGTTCCTTGGCTGA
- a CDS encoding DUF4127 family protein: MRSNRGALALIPLDARPCTRAFPVAVGRIAGVDVRVPPPDLLGDLVRPAPVEDLLDWLEGQAGEVDAAVVALDTLVYGGLIPARRSDEPIDTLLGRLARVRELPIPDLYAFCVTMRISDSNVAEEEKSYWAEFGKLIHRWSFSADRYDRTRDPEAAAAAQAARSRIPDAIAEDYLATRRRNYAINLKELELAEQGRFRILCVTQDDTSPYGFNQAEKRQIEGRGIENVLVYPGADEVAAVLVARYVNERAGRVPVFRLQVLPPAGAEVVAMYEDRPLRATAAGQVRAVGGFLVAEGAGPDSAVDLVLNAPAGGQGDLALRVDLDRPDTPARDLAALAARLAAEPPPAFADVAYANGADPALWDRFAASVDPARLAAFAAWNTAGNTIGTVVAAAAAQLADEVDRAAQRQFILDRLADDYLYQVVLRPRLQAEGRPPAQVAPELASRLEVLWRERFPHLPIGGIAASFPWSRYFEADVRVLPGS, from the coding sequence ATGCGCTCTAACAGGGGAGCGCTTGCGCTGATTCCGCTCGACGCCCGGCCTTGCACGCGGGCGTTTCCGGTGGCCGTGGGCCGCATTGCCGGCGTCGACGTGCGCGTGCCGCCGCCGGATCTGCTCGGCGATCTCGTGCGACCGGCTCCCGTCGAGGACCTGCTCGACTGGCTCGAGGGGCAGGCCGGGGAAGTCGACGCGGCCGTGGTGGCACTCGACACGCTGGTGTACGGGGGGCTCATTCCGGCGCGGCGTTCGGACGAGCCGATCGATACCCTCCTCGGCCGCCTCGCGCGCGTGCGCGAATTGCCTATTCCCGACCTCTACGCGTTCTGCGTGACGATGCGCATCTCCGATTCGAACGTCGCCGAGGAGGAAAAGAGTTACTGGGCGGAGTTCGGCAAGCTCATCCATCGCTGGAGCTTCTCCGCGGACAGGTACGACCGCACCCGCGATCCGGAGGCGGCGGCCGCGGCCCAAGCCGCCAGGTCCCGGATACCGGACGCCATCGCCGAGGACTACCTGGCCACGCGGCGGCGCAACTACGCGATCAACCTCAAGGAACTCGAACTCGCCGAGCAGGGCCGGTTCCGCATCCTGTGCGTCACGCAGGACGATACGTCGCCCTATGGGTTCAACCAGGCCGAGAAGCGGCAAATAGAGGGCCGCGGGATCGAGAACGTGCTGGTGTACCCCGGCGCCGACGAGGTGGCCGCGGTCCTCGTGGCGCGGTACGTCAACGAACGCGCGGGCCGCGTGCCGGTGTTCCGCCTCCAGGTGCTGCCGCCTGCGGGCGCGGAGGTCGTGGCCATGTACGAAGATCGGCCGCTGCGGGCGACCGCCGCCGGCCAGGTCCGGGCGGTGGGGGGGTTCCTGGTGGCCGAGGGCGCCGGACCCGACAGCGCGGTGGACCTCGTCCTCAACGCGCCGGCCGGCGGCCAGGGCGACCTCGCCCTGCGAGTCGACCTGGATCGGCCGGATACGCCGGCCCGCGACCTGGCGGCGCTTGCCGCCCGCCTGGCGGCGGAGCCGCCGCCGGCCTTCGCCGACGTGGCCTATGCCAACGGGGCGGATCCCGCCCTGTGGGACCGCTTCGCCGCCTCGGTCGATCCGGCGCGCCTGGCGGCCTTCGCGGCGTGGAACACCGCCGGCAACACCATCGGCACGGTGGTGGCCGCCGCCGCGGCGCAACTCGCGGACGAAGTCGACCGGGCCGCGCAACGCCAGTTCATCCTCGATCGCCTGGCCGACGACTACTTGTACCAGGTTGTGCTGCGCCCGCGGTTGCAGGCCGAGGGCCGGCCCCCGGCGCAGGTCGCGCCGGAGCTGGCCTCGCGCCTCGAGGTCCTGTGGCGCGAGCGGTTCCCGCACCTGCCGATCGGCGGCATCGCCGCCTCGTTCCCCTGGTCCCGCTACTTCGAGGCGGACGTGCGGGTCCTGCCGGGGAGTTAG